TTTACTACACCTTTTTACGAGGTATGCCGGCTGGTAAAGGGGTGTATTTTAAAAAACTGACCTCGGAGCAAGTAAATATATTAAATGGCTTATTTAGCCAAGGAGCCATGCTATGAGCGACTACCCGCAGCAACAAAGCTTATTTGATGAGCCATCAGCGCCACTGTATCCTTTAAATACCATTGAGCTACTTGATTATTTACTTGAACAAAACCGCATTAGAATGGTGGATGTAAAACTTGCGAGTATGCTTTGCGATAACCAGCAAAAGGAGGTGTTTTATATCGTATTACTGCTGTGTTTGGCTCAGCAAAGCCAACATAGCTGTTTAACATTACGTGAGGTAGATTGGCAAAACCCGTTTAATTTACGCCAAAGCGACTTTACTAAAAATGAAGGCAACATCCCAACAACTGCCAGCCCTTTTAATGAAGGCTTTTGTGCTACCGATGCACTTAACTTATTAGCTAATCATAATAGTGTAGGGCCTAGCAAGCCGCTCCAATTATTTAATGAACGGCTTTATTTTTCGCGCCTTGCTGATTACGAAAATACCCTTGCAACGCGTTTACTTGCAATGAGTGAGCGCCAGTTAAATATAAATACAACACTGCTCAGTGAGCTTCTTAGCGAATACTTCCCAGCCAATCCCGCAATAGACACCGATTGGCAAAAAGTAGCTTGTGCTATTGCCGCAACAAAGGGCTTTAGTGTGATCACCGGCGGGCCAGGCACAGGAAAAACAACCACAGTCACTAAGCTATTGGCTATTTTACAATCTCTTTATAAAACGGCGCCGTTAAGTATTAAGCTTGTGGCACCTACAGGTAAAGCGGCTGCTAGGCTAAGTGAGTCAATATTAGGAGCTAAAGATAAGCTCTCTGTGATATCTGAAGATTTAAAAGCCTTGATCCCCGATAGCGCGCAAACAATTCACCGCTTATTAGGGGTTAAGCCATTTACCAATAAATTTAAGCACAATAGCGCCAACCCTCTGCACTTAGATGTGCTGATAATAGATGAAGCCAGCATGGTCGATTTATCGCTCATGGCTAAATTAATAGAGGCATTACCAGCACATGCGCGGCTTATATTATTGGGCGATAAAGACCAACTTGCCTCGGTAGATACCGGCAGTGTAATGAGCGATTTATGCCAAGGTTTAACACTTGGAAAAACACCAAGCTACTCAAAAGCGCGGTGCGATGAGCTCAATGCTTTATGTTTTAATAACACGCCTAAATTAGTGGCCAGTACTCATAGCGACTTTAAACTTGCTGATTGCATTGCGTTTTTGCAGCACAGTTATCGGTTTGATGCACAAAGTGGTATTGGTCAACTTGCCCTTGCAGTTAACACCAACAACAGTGGTGTTTTAAAATTTGTAGAGCAAGAAAGTATTGAGGGGCGCTTTAACGATGTGATTTTAGATTACGACTTTGTAGCTAAACCGATTGAAAAGCTTGTTAAAAATGCCGCGACTCACTACGCACACTACTTAAACTTAATTACCCAAGGAGCAAGTGTTGCACAAGTGCATGAAGCGTTCACTCAATACCAATTACTTGCAGCAGTACGCGAGGGTGATTACGGCGTAAATAGCTTAAATAGCCGAATTGAACGCGCCTTAGGGCAACAAGGTTTAATATCGGTGAGCCCTAATCAGCGCCATTACATTGGTATGCCTATTATGGTGAGCCAAAACGATTACCAGCTTAAACTTTTTAATGGAGATATAGGCATTTTAATGCTTGATGCCAGCGGGCAATTAAAAGCGTTATTTATTGACGAACAAGGCAATGAAAGAGCGTTTTCGCCTGCGCGTTTACCCGCACACGATAAAGTGTATGTAATGACTATACATAAATCGCAAGGCTCAGAGTTTAGCTACACAGCCATGGTACTACCGCCTTTAAAACAAGCCAGTATGGGTATAAATCGCCAATTAGTGTACACCGGTATAACCCGCGCTAAAAACACCTTTGAGCTGGTGGCCGATAAAAAAGTGTTGCAGTTGGCCATGAATAAAAGCGTATCAAGAGCCTCTGGTTTGTATGAAAGGTTAAAACACTAATTAGTGTTTATAATCAAATCTTTGTAATTAATCGCTTTTAAAAAACCTAATGTATTTTTACCTTAGGTTTTTTAACTCCACATTTTCACTCGTTTATTAAATCCATTCATAAACATGTAAAATAATTTCAGATATTGCAATTATTATAGCTGTAACCCACTGATTAATTTATAAGTAAAAAGCTGCTGGTTAATACTTGATAATAAATTGTTGCATTTTTAAGCGTTGTTCCTAATACTGGTCAATGCATGTGCGCTTGCATATGCATAAATGAATACCTTAAGTCATGCCTTTGGCATAAAAATAACACACATGAATATTTTAAGGATTTATATGAACAACAATAAACGCACACACATGCTTAAATACTTACTTTGCGCTGGTTTAGCCGCGTTAATGAGTTTTTCTGCAGCGAGTAAAGATCACAAAATTATACTCATTCACGGCTTACAAGTGTCACAAATAACCAATAAATCGGGCAGTGATGTCGTAAATGACGGCGAAACTTATTGGCAAACATACTGGAATAATCGGGCCGATGAGCGCATTGATTGGCCAGCGTATGAGCGAATTGAAGGCAAAATTGCAACCGATTGGGTATGGCCTAAATTAAAGCAAATGTCGCGTTCTAACTTATGTGCTGATGGCTGTGTGTTAGTTACACATTCAACAGGAGATTTAGTTGCTCGCCATATTATTGATAACCAAGCTAACTGGCTTGAAAACGCAGGCCTTGAGCCACTTAATATTGTCGCTACCTTTGATTTAGCGGGGGCTGGTGGTGGTAGCGAACTGGCTGATATTGCTGTAAGTGCATTAACTGGCGCAGCATGGAACTTTGCAGTAGATGCTGCAC
The sequence above is drawn from the Pseudoalteromonas espejiana DSM 9414 genome and encodes:
- the recD gene encoding exodeoxyribonuclease V subunit alpha, with amino-acid sequence MSDYPQQQSLFDEPSAPLYPLNTIELLDYLLEQNRIRMVDVKLASMLCDNQQKEVFYIVLLLCLAQQSQHSCLTLREVDWQNPFNLRQSDFTKNEGNIPTTASPFNEGFCATDALNLLANHNSVGPSKPLQLFNERLYFSRLADYENTLATRLLAMSERQLNINTTLLSELLSEYFPANPAIDTDWQKVACAIAATKGFSVITGGPGTGKTTTVTKLLAILQSLYKTAPLSIKLVAPTGKAAARLSESILGAKDKLSVISEDLKALIPDSAQTIHRLLGVKPFTNKFKHNSANPLHLDVLIIDEASMVDLSLMAKLIEALPAHARLILLGDKDQLASVDTGSVMSDLCQGLTLGKTPSYSKARCDELNALCFNNTPKLVASTHSDFKLADCIAFLQHSYRFDAQSGIGQLALAVNTNNSGVLKFVEQESIEGRFNDVILDYDFVAKPIEKLVKNAATHYAHYLNLITQGASVAQVHEAFTQYQLLAAVREGDYGVNSLNSRIERALGQQGLISVSPNQRHYIGMPIMVSQNDYQLKLFNGDIGILMLDASGQLKALFIDEQGNERAFSPARLPAHDKVYVMTIHKSQGSEFSYTAMVLPPLKQASMGINRQLVYTGITRAKNTFELVADKKVLQLAMNKSVSRASGLYERLKH